From Microbacterium terregens:
TCCCCGTCGACGTCCAGGGCTACGTCGCGGGGGGTGCCTCCAGCAGCATCGCCGTGGGCCGGGTCTCGTACACGTTCGGGTTCGAGGGTCCCGCGGTGGCGGTGGACACGGCGTGTTCGTCGTCGCTGGTGGGGATCCACCTGGCGGCGACGGCGGCTGCGCCGGGGTGAGTGCGATCTGGCGCTGGCCGGGGCGGTGACGGTGATGGCCACGCCGACCTCGTTCGTGGAGTTTCTCGCGGCAGCGGGCGCTGTCGCCGTCGGGGCGGTGCAAGTCGTTCGCTGCCGGGCCGACGGCACGGTGTGGGGGGAGGGTGCGGGTCTGGTGCTGCTGGAGCGGTTGTCGGACGCGCGGCGTCTGGGGCACCGGGTGCTGGCGGTGGGTGCGGGGTTCGGCGGTGAAACCAGGACGGTGCCTCGAACGGTCTGACGCGCCGAACGGTCCGTCGCAGGAGCGGGTGATCCGGGAGGCGCTGGCCGACGCGGGGCTGTCGTACGCGGATGTGGACGCGGTGGAGGCGCACGGGACGGGCACGCGGCTGGGTGACCCGATCGAGGCGCAGGCGCTGCTGGCCACCTACGGGCAGCAGCGCCGTGACGGGCGTCCGCATA
This genomic window contains:
- a CDS encoding beta-ketoacyl synthase N-terminal-like domain-containing protein, which translates into the protein MATPTSFVEFLAAAGAVAVGAVQVVRCRADGTVWGEGAGLVLLERLSDARRLGHRVLAVGAGFGGETRTVPRTV